In Paraburkholderia phenazinium, the following are encoded in one genomic region:
- the lipB gene encoding lipoyl(octanoyl) transferase LipB yields MCATPVSPLSLSAAPCREDQAVPDSVSPTATASAEPVCAASSASAPALTLRWRGVEPYETSFDAMRAFTDARDSETVDEIWLVEHPPVFTLGQAGNPAHLLAADSGIPLVKVDRGGQITYHGPGQVVAYLLLDLRRRKLMVRELVTRIEQAVIDTLAAYNLAGERKAGAPGIYVAPGPDVGPHAGAKIGALGLKIRNGCSYHGVSLNVKMDLRPFLAINPCGYAGLETVDMATLGAAAGWDEVARTFAACLTANIDGTPAAVAQPQAGVLTA; encoded by the coding sequence ATGTGTGCCACGCCGGTTTCCCCGCTTTCCCTATCTGCTGCACCCTGCCGTGAAGATCAGGCGGTGCCCGACTCCGTGAGTCCGACCGCAACTGCGAGCGCCGAGCCCGTCTGCGCGGCTTCATCTGCTTCCGCTCCCGCACTGACGCTCCGCTGGCGCGGCGTCGAACCCTACGAAACCAGCTTCGACGCCATGCGCGCCTTCACCGACGCGCGCGACAGCGAGACCGTGGACGAAATCTGGCTGGTCGAACATCCCCCCGTCTTTACGCTCGGCCAGGCCGGCAACCCGGCGCACCTGCTGGCCGCCGACAGCGGCATTCCGCTTGTGAAAGTCGACCGCGGCGGGCAGATCACCTATCACGGGCCGGGACAGGTCGTCGCGTACCTGCTGCTCGACTTGCGCCGCCGCAAGCTGATGGTGCGCGAGCTGGTCACGCGGATCGAGCAGGCCGTGATCGACACGCTCGCGGCGTATAATCTCGCCGGAGAACGCAAGGCGGGCGCCCCAGGCATCTACGTGGCGCCTGGTCCGGATGTGGGGCCGCATGCCGGCGCCAAGATCGGCGCGCTGGGCCTGAAAATCCGCAACGGCTGCAGTTATCACGGGGTCAGCCTGAACGTGAAGATGGATCTGCGGCCGTTTCTGGCCATCAACCCATGCGGGTACGCCGGGCTCGAAACCGTCGACATGGCGACGCTCGGCGCCGCCGCCGGCTGGGACGAGGTGGCCCGGACCTTTGCTGCATGCCTCACCGCAAACATCGACGGCACTCCCGCGGCCGTCGCCCAACCGCAGGCCGGTGTCTTGACCGCCTGA
- a CDS encoding DUF2917 domain-containing protein: MREISSSITFEIKAGETVPMKVARSTRLAVSGGAVWVTRSDDTEDYWLQPGHTLRLRRGERLWLSVESGAQARVAFAVPARADVRAFDWLVRLADRIGLRSRDGWRTV, from the coding sequence ATGCGAGAAATTTCCTCTAGTATCACGTTTGAAATCAAGGCGGGAGAAACGGTTCCGATGAAGGTGGCGCGCAGCACCCGGCTGGCGGTGAGCGGCGGGGCAGTGTGGGTGACCCGCAGCGACGATACCGAAGACTACTGGCTCCAACCGGGGCACACGCTGCGTCTACGGCGCGGCGAGCGGCTCTGGCTGAGCGTCGAGAGCGGAGCGCAGGCACGGGTGGCGTTCGCCGTGCCGGCCCGCGCGGATGTGCGCGCGTTCGACTGGCTGGTGCGTCTCGCGGACCGGATCGGCTTGCGGTCGCGCGATGGGTGGCGGACCGTTTGA
- a CDS encoding transcriptional regulator GcvA — MDLRQLPGLNAIKAFEAASRHESFSRAADELFVTHGAVSHQIRALEAELGVTLFARDGKRVRLTEVGRRYAGQVRSALTALADATREIRAGERERRLVVSMLSSFAARWVTPRIGSFIEAHPQWDLELLSTNSLADFARDDIDAAIRFGFGKYPGLHAELLLEEIFFPACAPNFNGGNLPKVPSDLAKVPLLRSDDELWRPWFDAAGLTDWPEPKRGVLYQDSSNLLQAAIDGQGVALTRRSLAMHEIAAGRLVRLFDVDGPSPWQYYFICPPQMMQAERVQAFRDWVFEEVGRFKLLFERACAAGPQNGADALHVAP, encoded by the coding sequence ATGGACCTCCGACAACTCCCTGGACTCAACGCCATCAAGGCATTCGAGGCCGCCTCCCGGCACGAGAGCTTTTCGCGTGCGGCGGACGAACTGTTCGTCACGCACGGCGCGGTCAGCCATCAGATCCGGGCACTTGAAGCGGAACTGGGCGTGACCCTGTTCGCCCGCGACGGCAAACGCGTGCGCCTGACCGAGGTGGGCCGCCGCTACGCGGGGCAGGTGCGCAGTGCCTTGACGGCTCTGGCCGACGCCACGCGCGAGATCCGCGCCGGCGAGCGCGAGCGGCGTCTGGTGGTGTCGATGCTGTCGTCGTTCGCGGCGCGCTGGGTGACGCCGCGCATCGGCAGCTTTATCGAGGCGCATCCGCAGTGGGATCTCGAGTTGCTGTCCACCAATTCGCTGGCGGATTTCGCCCGCGACGACATCGATGCGGCAATTCGTTTTGGCTTCGGCAAGTACCCGGGCTTGCACGCGGAGCTTCTGCTGGAGGAGATTTTCTTTCCGGCCTGCGCACCGAATTTCAACGGCGGCAACCTGCCGAAGGTGCCGTCGGACCTCGCCAAAGTTCCACTGCTGCGCTCCGACGACGAATTGTGGCGACCCTGGTTCGACGCCGCCGGTCTCACCGACTGGCCCGAGCCGAAGCGCGGCGTGCTGTACCAGGATTCGTCGAACCTGTTGCAGGCGGCGATCGACGGCCAGGGCGTCGCGCTCACGCGTCGTTCGCTCGCGATGCACGAAATCGCCGCTGGGCGGCTGGTGCGGCTCTTCGATGTGGATGGTCCGAGCCCGTGGCAGTACTACTTCATCTGTCCGCCGCAGATGATGCAGGCGGAGCGGGTGCAGGCGTTTCGGGATTGGGTGTTCGAGGAGGTAGGACGGTTCAAGCTGCTCTTCGAGCGGGCTTGCGCGGCAGGGCCGCAGAACGGGGCGGACGCGTTGCACGTCGCACCCTAG
- a CDS encoding DUF493 family protein, whose product MQADNDSLFEFPCDFPIKVMGKSHPEFAETIVTVVKQFDEAVDASRVETRPSSGGNYTGLTVTVRATSRAHLDDIYRALTGHPMVNVVL is encoded by the coding sequence ATGCAAGCCGATAACGATTCGCTGTTTGAGTTTCCCTGCGATTTCCCGATCAAGGTGATGGGCAAGTCGCATCCCGAGTTTGCCGAGACGATCGTGACGGTGGTGAAGCAGTTTGACGAAGCGGTCGACGCGTCGCGCGTCGAGACACGCCCGTCGAGCGGCGGCAACTACACCGGCCTGACGGTGACGGTGCGGGCAACCAGCCGCGCCCATCTCGACGATATCTATCGCGCGCTCACCGGGCATCCGATGGTGAACGTGGTGCTGTGA
- a CDS encoding D-alanyl-D-alanine carboxypeptidase family protein — protein MRFSTSGFSSLSSFVPHTISRAVTLGVLLPASLLASTAAFAQVPPPAVNARSWVLVDATSNQVLASGNADERVEPASLTKLMTAYLVFEALQTKKISMEQIVTPSEAVRRVKTDESRMFIEANKPVSVHDLVYGMIIQSGNDAAIALAELVGGSESQFVNMMNTEAQRLGMTHTHFADVNGMPDPQHYTSAGDLAILSARLIRDYPDYYNIFSVKEFTYNKIKQPNRNRLLWIDPTVDGLKTGHTEAAGYCLIASAKRPLPGASDASRRLVSVMMGEVKEHDRVEDSMKMLNYGYSAYDTVRLYKAGQVIETPRVYKGAEDTVKIGVKADQYITVPKGLADKAKPQVEHIDPLIAPIADGQQVGTVKLVSDGKVISQFPIVALQAVPQAGVVGRVWDSLMLMFNKKK, from the coding sequence ATGCGTTTTTCCACCTCCGGTTTTTCGTCACTCTCGTCTTTCGTTCCCCATACCATCAGCCGTGCGGTGACGCTCGGCGTGTTGCTGCCGGCCTCGCTGCTGGCGAGCACGGCGGCCTTCGCGCAAGTCCCGCCGCCGGCGGTGAACGCGCGCTCGTGGGTGCTCGTCGACGCGACCAGCAACCAGGTGCTCGCCTCCGGCAATGCCGACGAGCGCGTCGAGCCGGCGTCGCTGACCAAGCTGATGACCGCCTATCTGGTCTTCGAAGCGCTGCAGACGAAGAAGATTTCGATGGAGCAGATCGTCACGCCGAGCGAAGCCGTGCGCCGCGTGAAAACGGACGAATCGCGCATGTTCATCGAAGCGAACAAGCCGGTCTCCGTGCACGACCTCGTCTACGGCATGATCATCCAGTCGGGCAACGACGCGGCCATCGCGCTGGCCGAACTGGTCGGCGGCAGCGAGTCGCAGTTCGTCAACATGATGAACACCGAAGCGCAGCGCCTCGGCATGACGCATACGCATTTCGCCGACGTGAACGGCATGCCCGACCCGCAGCACTACACGAGCGCGGGCGACCTCGCGATCCTGTCGGCACGCCTGATTCGCGACTACCCTGACTACTACAACATTTTCTCGGTCAAGGAATTCACCTACAACAAGATCAAGCAGCCGAACCGCAACCGTCTGCTGTGGATCGACCCGACCGTCGACGGCCTGAAGACCGGTCACACCGAGGCGGCCGGCTATTGCCTGATCGCGAGCGCCAAGCGTCCGCTGCCGGGCGCGTCGGATGCATCGCGCCGTCTGGTGTCGGTGATGATGGGTGAGGTGAAAGAGCACGACCGCGTCGAGGACAGCATGAAGATGCTGAACTACGGCTATAGCGCGTACGACACGGTGCGCCTGTACAAGGCCGGCCAGGTGATCGAGACGCCGCGCGTCTATAAGGGCGCGGAAGACACGGTCAAGATCGGCGTGAAGGCCGACCAGTACATCACGGTGCCGAAGGGTCTCGCCGACAAGGCCAAGCCGCAGGTCGAGCATATCGACCCGCTGATCGCGCCGATCGCCGATGGCCAGCAGGTCGGCACGGTGAAGCTGGTGTCGGACGGCAAGGTGATTTCGCAGTTCCCGATCGTGGCGTTGCAGGCCGTGCCGCAAGCCGGCGTGGTGGGCCGCGTGTGGGATTCGCTGATGCTGATGTTCAACAAGAAGAAGTAA
- a CDS encoding alpha/beta hydrolase, producing MNVNTKKYLIDGPVGKIEVALDLPDETRENGAAPRGIALVAHPHPLFAGTMDNKVAQTLARTLVQLNYVTYRSNFRGVGQTEGEHDAGIGERDDLRAVLDHMRAQPGQADLPLVLAGFSFGTVVLSHVAARLVEEGQAIERIVFVGTAASRWDVAPVPENTLVIHGETDETVPIQSVFDWARPQELPVVVIPGAEHFLHRKLHILKRIIVDAWR from the coding sequence ATGAACGTCAATACGAAAAAGTATCTGATCGATGGTCCGGTCGGCAAGATCGAGGTCGCGCTCGATCTGCCCGACGAGACGCGCGAAAACGGCGCCGCGCCGCGCGGCATTGCGCTCGTCGCGCATCCGCATCCGCTGTTCGCCGGCACGATGGACAACAAGGTCGCACAGACGCTGGCCCGCACGCTGGTGCAACTGAACTACGTGACCTATCGCTCGAACTTTCGCGGCGTCGGCCAGACCGAGGGTGAGCACGACGCCGGCATCGGCGAGCGCGACGATCTGCGCGCGGTACTCGATCACATGCGCGCGCAGCCGGGCCAGGCCGATCTGCCCCTCGTGCTGGCGGGCTTTTCGTTCGGCACTGTCGTGTTGTCGCATGTGGCGGCGCGGCTCGTCGAAGAAGGGCAGGCGATCGAGCGGATCGTCTTTGTCGGCACTGCGGCGAGCCGCTGGGATGTTGCGCCCGTGCCGGAAAACACACTCGTGATTCACGGCGAAACCGACGAAACGGTCCCCATTCAATCGGTGTTCGACTGGGCGCGGCCGCAGGAATTGCCGGTGGTCGTGATTCCCGGCGCCGAGCATTTTCTGCACCGCAAACTGCACATCCTGAAGCGCATCATCGTCGACGCCTGGCGCTAG
- a CDS encoding (2Fe-2S) ferredoxin domain-containing protein gives MDSFYKYHVFFCLNQRDPGAERPSCANCNAQAMQEHAKKRVKQLGLAGPGQVRINKAGCLDRCEEGPAVVIYPEGTWYTYVDESDIDEIVESHLANGKVVERLKIDR, from the coding sequence ATGGACTCTTTCTACAAGTACCACGTCTTCTTCTGTCTCAACCAGCGCGACCCCGGCGCAGAGCGCCCGAGCTGCGCGAACTGCAATGCGCAGGCCATGCAGGAGCATGCGAAAAAGCGCGTGAAGCAACTGGGTCTAGCGGGCCCGGGCCAGGTGCGCATCAACAAGGCGGGGTGTCTCGACCGTTGCGAGGAAGGGCCGGCCGTCGTGATCTATCCGGAAGGCACGTGGTACACGTATGTCGACGAGAGCGACATCGACGAGATCGTCGAATCGCATCTTGCGAACGGCAAGGTCGTCGAGCGTCTGAAAATCGATCGGTAA
- a CDS encoding VanZ family protein, which produces MSGKPPQRRPSALAKQVLGLYTALIVYGSWYPFSGWRSLGLSPFAYLTDPLPQYLTAFDVLTNVLGYMPFGALVVLALYPRRRGTLAVALAFGLGVVLSGTMEAVQTWLPTRVASNLDLAANAFGALLGAALIAPATGALLDRGLLRRLRLLWFRRDSAALVCLAALWPFATMFPSPRLFCLGDWPRALWLRADPTMRDALLAWAPASWHIAAWPGRLGAALPDDGWEALIATLTLFAAGALASLPMRPPAPRARLLLVLVAMTVCIKIGATFLQSEAGLVFDWATPGALAGLAGGTLAMLLALRVPRRWRAAFAAGTLVIALLLVNLLPVNPYFDVTLADWRQGRYLHFNGLAHWLAWTWPYAALGWLALSAERAWLRRRHAA; this is translated from the coding sequence GTGAGCGGCAAGCCGCCGCAGCGCCGGCCATCGGCGCTGGCGAAGCAGGTGCTGGGTTTGTACACCGCCCTGATCGTGTATGGCTCCTGGTATCCATTCTCAGGCTGGCGCTCGCTCGGCCTCAGCCCGTTCGCTTATCTGACCGACCCGCTGCCGCAGTATCTGACGGCCTTCGATGTGCTCACCAACGTCCTCGGTTACATGCCGTTCGGCGCGCTGGTGGTGCTGGCGCTCTATCCGCGCCGGCGCGGCACGCTGGCCGTGGCGCTCGCCTTCGGGCTGGGTGTCGTGCTGTCGGGCACGATGGAAGCGGTGCAGACCTGGTTGCCCACCCGTGTCGCGTCCAATCTCGATCTGGCTGCCAATGCGTTCGGCGCGCTGCTGGGCGCGGCGTTGATTGCGCCGGCTACCGGCGCCTTGCTCGATCGCGGTCTGTTGCGCCGCTTGCGTCTCCTGTGGTTCAGGCGCGATAGCGCGGCGCTTGTCTGCCTTGCCGCGTTGTGGCCGTTTGCGACGATGTTTCCTTCGCCGCGTCTGTTCTGCCTCGGCGACTGGCCGCGCGCGCTATGGCTGCGCGCCGATCCGACCATGCGGGACGCGTTGCTCGCGTGGGCGCCCGCCAGCTGGCATATCGCGGCGTGGCCTGGACGCCTCGGCGCGGCCCTGCCGGACGACGGCTGGGAGGCGCTGATCGCGACGCTCACCCTGTTTGCCGCCGGCGCACTCGCTTCGCTGCCGATGCGCCCGCCGGCGCCGCGCGCGCGGCTGCTGCTGGTGCTCGTCGCGATGACGGTGTGCATCAAGATCGGCGCGACCTTTCTGCAATCGGAGGCGGGGCTGGTGTTCGACTGGGCGACGCCCGGCGCACTTGCCGGTCTCGCGGGCGGCACCCTGGCGATGCTGCTGGCCCTGCGCGTGCCGCGCCGCTGGCGGGCAGCGTTCGCAGCGGGGACGCTGGTGATTGCGCTGCTGCTCGTCAACCTGCTGCCGGTCAATCCCTATTTCGATGTGACGCTCGCGGACTGGCGCCAGGGACGCTATCTGCACTTCAACGGCCTCGCGCACTGGCTCGCATGGACATGGCCGTATGCGGCGCTGGGCTGGCTGGCGTTGTCGGCGGAGCGCGCCTGGCTCAGGCGCCGGCATGCGGCTTGA
- a CDS encoding ABC-type transport auxiliary lipoprotein family protein, whose amino-acid sequence MAPSLNRSLYRLFPHRYQAGAAFAVALAFGVLTGCAGNPAALADIRYDLGPAPQAATSGPMPAVKVLDVTAPETLASDKLIYRLSYADAQQTAAYANSHWSMAPSALLTQRLRAALSQRGTVLTGADGVNAPVLKVDLNEFEQIFDSQSQSHGAVTARATLTQGGKVLAQRTFIARAPASSADAAGAAQALAAASDDLVAQISAWLGVQALVAAQ is encoded by the coding sequence ATGGCACCCTCGCTTAACCGCTCCCTTTACCGCTTGTTTCCGCATAGGTACCAGGCTGGCGCCGCGTTTGCTGTCGCGCTGGCGTTCGGCGTGCTGACCGGTTGTGCCGGCAACCCGGCGGCGCTCGCCGACATCCGCTACGACCTCGGCCCGGCGCCGCAGGCGGCCACCTCGGGACCGATGCCGGCCGTCAAGGTGCTGGACGTCACCGCGCCCGAGACGCTCGCCTCCGACAAGCTGATCTACCGCCTGAGCTATGCCGACGCGCAGCAGACGGCGGCGTATGCGAACAGCCACTGGAGCATGGCGCCGTCGGCGCTGTTGACGCAGCGCCTGCGCGCGGCACTCTCGCAGCGCGGCACGGTGCTGACCGGTGCGGACGGCGTGAACGCGCCGGTGCTGAAGGTGGATCTGAACGAGTTCGAGCAGATCTTCGACAGTCAGTCGCAAAGCCACGGCGCCGTCACCGCGCGCGCCACCTTGACGCAGGGCGGCAAGGTCCTCGCGCAGCGCACCTTCATTGCGCGCGCGCCGGCCAGTTCGGCGGATGCGGCCGGCGCCGCCCAGGCGCTTGCCGCGGCCAGCGACGACCTCGTCGCGCAGATCTCCGCGTGGCTTGGCGTGCAGGCGCTCGTCGCCGCTCAATGA